Sequence from the Cryptococcus neoformans var. neoformans JEC21 chromosome 1, complete sequence genome:
CAAGAAAGCAGGCGAACCCCCTTTTACAGCTTACAGTTGCGCTCTATCGACTGGGACATTGCGGATGTGCTGCGAGCACTTTTGAGATAGGAGAGCAGTTTGGGGTGTCAGGTGAGTGCCCACGCCACACTGCATCCAGAAACATTAAACCGTTTCTTCGAGATTGATTGTTATCCATCAGAGGGCACGTCGGCCATATGGACGACTCGGGTAATCAAGGCCATCCTGTCATTGGAGCGAAACAACGTATACTGGCCAGATGAAAATGAGAGGAAGGCTATAGACAGGcactttgaagaggaggaggacattCCTGATGGATGTGTGGGGATTATCGACGGCTTCCATGTTCCCTTCGCTTACAAGCCTGCTCGCCATGATGCTGTCGATTTCTTTTCATACAAAGGGCGCTACGGCTTCAATATCCTAGGAATTTGCGAccatttgaagaggattcGGTACTTCCAGTACGGTTatcctgcttctgctcaTGATGCTCGTATCTTCAAGAACTGTTCTCTCTTTGAAGAGGCTAATGCCGACGCTCAGAGTAACAGAGAAGCCATGTTGCAAGGCCGAGCTGTTCATTCAGAAATGATCAGTCAAGGTGAATATCTTTTGGCAGATTCGGCATTTCCTGCTGGGGATTGGTGTGTACCGCTTTTCAAGCGTCGGAGAGGTCAGAACGACCTTGATCGGCCAGAAGTAAGTTTATTTGTCCGCATATCTCATGTATAGACCTACATGCTCATATATACAACAGGCCAAGTTCAATAAGAAGTGTTCGAGTGCCCGAGTCAAGATTGAGCATGCCTACGGAATCCTCAAAAACCGCTGGCAGAGTCTTAGGAGCCTTCGCGTGAAGATTCGCAATGTCAGAGATGAAGGCGTTGCGACATGCTGGATCCGGGCCTGTGTGGTATTGCACAATCTGCTCATTGACACAGGTGATTGGTACAATCGACTGGATGGTGACGCTGATGAACCTGATGATTACATCGACATCGAAAGGATGCaagaaaggatggagagggtgtTAGAGCGGCacagggaagaagaggaggatgaggcacGTGATGCAAGAGATGCTTCGAATCTCACGCGAAAGAGGGTGATGGAGCGAATGCAGGAAATAGAGCGCAGGGATCTTCTATGATCATATCTGcaggggagaggaagagacgacTGAGAATGCATATCATAATTATAGAGAGGGAGCTCCAGGCTCAGGCCCCACCATAACTTTCGCCTCCTCCCAACTTTTCCCAGACCTCATcagcatctccatcttcctgtTCCAACTCTCCgccaacatcttcatcttttctgTCGCCGCATTCTCCCGTGCTATCGTCACATTCTCCTGCGCGATATTCATCATGTCTGCATGATGTTTCTCCTGCACGGAGATTTTCCGTTCTTGAACGGCCAATAGCTCCTGATGCCGCCGATCGTCGTTGCCCTCCTGCCTCATGACCAGCTCATCCATCTTGTCATCTGCCGAGACAGCCTTTGCCTTGGAAGACCTTATGGATGCTCTCTGGCTCTGGGTTTGGGCTCGGATTGGTGTAGACACTGAGCCCAGCACAGATGAGGACCGTGCAGGTTGAGACGAAGAGCGGCTCTCCCTGCGGATAGCTGCAATGATTGGAGCATCTGCCTCTGACTCGGTCTCGCTAGCCTCACCTGCACCGTCCCCAAAGAGaccaccatcctctcctgACAACTCATCTTCCGAGTCATCAGCAGCCATTTCGCCCCTTTGGCGCTCTATCAAACCATCGAGGGCAGCGAGATCTCTGTCGGGACGATTGAGAGAGGCGTGGAGGGTCGAAGAGGCGTGGTGGGCAGTGACGGAGGCCCTGTCGCCAAGGACAGGTAAAAGGATCTCGTAGAAGGGGCAAACCTTCTTTCGTTGAGCTATTAATGTTCAGTTAGCCACGACGTGCCCATGCTGCCTGCCAAAGTACTTTTACACACCAAGGAGACTCTCGTCGTCGATCTCCATCGCCCCAGCACCAGTCCCGGTCCCTATCTGGGATGCCTTAGTGAAGCTCTCGACAATTTGATTGATCTTTCATCATATCAGCGCTCATGAGCATACCAAAAACGAAAAAGACATATTTACTTTGAGAGCAACACTTTGAAACTGGCGTCGACTGTCGCAGCCATTGTCAGTAAGGTACTGTAGACACTTTCTCGACCAaaaatccttcttctcatgaCCAGTTTTCCAGTTATGAAAGTTGGGGAGCCTTCCATTCTCAGGAATGGTTGACAACCATACAGCAACGTGCTCCTCTGCCGAGACACCATCGCTGTTGGTATCTGTCGCCCATTGCTTGTTGGAGTTTcgctgcttcttctgagTCGCCTCAGACGCTTGATTCTCGTTCTCGTTCTGCCTTTTAGGGGGCATGATTGGTGATTGTTGAGATGAACGGAGTCTGAGATAAAAATAAGTCAATGGTGGAATGTGTAAGATTTCTAAGAGAAAAAAACACGTTACGCGTCTTGAAATCATGCATTCTGAAGCACGAAGAGCGAGTTTGAATTGTCAAATGAATTAAACGACCTCCAGAGGCCGTTTAATTCGAACGGCTTTTTTCAAGTTATTTCAAGAGGAATTTCCTTTCATGGTAAATCCGACTCGGACTTCTGCCAATTCAATTCCAGGGTTTTTACGCCACAAAGGGTTCAGGAATGTCATTTTCCCTGAGGGAATTGGCAGCTCGTTCATCAATTCAGAATTATCATCGAAATAGCATGCATTTTGTCTACCCCTAATAGGGATTCAGTCGGAAGACGCGACGCGTCAGGCGTCAGTGTCCTGAAAGCACCGCCCCCCGGTCCCCGCGTTACAGTCTACAACACAAATTATCCGTCTGCGTACAGAGAACATGGATCTTGTATAACTGCGACTGTAGTACGTACATATGCTAGCCAGCGGATATGATAAGATGTCTACAGCGCGGTGCATGCATGCGTATTGATAGGCGCTCTTTGTCTTATCTCTGACGATGGTGTGAAGAACGGATCGGCGCAGCAAATTTACTTAATAATGAAACGACCCTATAAATTGCCGCTCTCAAAACAGCACCAACGAAATACACAAAAAGCAACTCGCGTGTCGCGTAAGTGATCGCGTCGCCCCTGGCCCACCGAATTTCGCTCAAATCAAAATCTCAAATAATGCAGTTCGTGCCCTGCTCCCTGGGCTGGACCGGACGCGCTCGATGACTGAGACGGTATCTGCTCAATTTTTTACCTATCAGCTTGCAGTCCCCGATCTACTGCTGCGTGATTGTGCTCGATCCCCGTTAGATGGAAGAAATCACAAGAAAAGAAATTACGCGGTCCCTTGCCCACTTTCATATATAATCCACACTGGCTATTAttcttcaccctcttctttcctacCCTTCTCTTGTCTCCATAACAGCCATATATTGTCCGACGACATACGCTCTTTGCTTAACTATTTCCAACTCCTTTTAATCCGTTCCAGGCAAAAAATACATCAGTCGACATGTTTGCTCGtgccttcatcctcctcaccgCCGTCGCTGGTGTCCTCGCCGACTTGACCGTGTCCTCCCCCGCCACTCTCATCGAATGCCAGCCGGCCCTTCTCTCTTGGTCCGGTGGTACCGGTAGGTCAATTTTCTGCGCGTGAGCGGATAAATCGCCATTGGCCCCCGGAGACGCGTAGTATGAAGATTGGTTGACCAACGTTGCTCTTATTAGCTCCTTATTACCTTGCCATTATCCCCGGTGGTGAGGCCTCTGCCGCCTCCTTGAAGGATTTCGGAGAGCAGTCTGGCACCTCTCTTACTTGGACTGTTGACATTGCCTCTGGCAATTCTGTGTCTCTTAAGGTTACAGACAGCACTGGTACCATCAACTACAGTAGCCCTGTCACCATCCGTGAGTCCGTACCCTACTCCGCACAGTACCAAGCTAATGCATATGTCAGAGGCTGGCTCTAGCAGCTCTTGTGTTTCTACTTCTACTGCCGCCACAGGTTCCACTGAGTCCACGGAGTGAGTATCCGACTTGCATTCAATGTCGGCAAGTGAGCTAATCAATTGAATTTGTCCtagctcctcttcttctgccagCACCGCCGATGCCGCCGcgtcgtcctcctcttccgacTCTACTTCCGCTTCCAGCGCCGcctctgctgccgcttccacgacttctgcttctgctaGCGCTTCTACCAGCGCCTCTTCTGACTCTGGCGCCAAGGGTTTCGCCTCCGTCTCCCTCATTGCCACTGCTCTCTTTGCTGTGACCGCCGGTGCCATTGCTCTCTGGTAAACAGCTGGAGAAAGTTCAGTTGTCCTTTCGCTTTCGACTCAATATTTAGCTTTATGTTCTACTCATAGATCTCACTTTGTGACGGATTTAGATACGAAGATTCATCCTAACGCCTGATATGTCTATATACGACGTTCTTTCATGCATTCGTTCAGCCCGTTTTCTATGAGTCTTCCAAGGGATTATTCTGTTGATATCTTAACAGCCTCTCATTCGGACGTCTCATCTCCAAGCCTTTGGCAAAGAAAAGTTTTATTCTATGCCAGAATGCTGTCAACAAAAGTACAGACAGACTAACGGCTCTATTCGCTGTCTGTTCCTCACTTTAGTCTGCGTGAATGTGACTGCGATCAGTCTACGTGTCATCTACAACAGCCAGATTTCTTCTTACATTTTGCTTCTATCTTGCTTGCCAAATGTCAGCATTCCCAGCTTTGCTGTTGGTATTGATGCTTCGGATGTCCGCCCTTTTCTAGAGAAAGCAGAGTCAAAGCCCTCCAACTCCCTAGTTCCTTCGACCTCCAGTTCAATAACCTCGTTCTCGTCTACCTCCTTGTTACTATACAAATACCAGTTATTACCAGTACAAGGGTCCATCACATCAAGTTCCTGAAGCATTTCTTTGTCACCGCAGGAGCAAAGGACGCCATATTGGATCTGCGTATAGGCGGCAACTTCGGTAGGTGAGCAGCGAGAAAAGCAGGCTCCAGGAGATGGAACttgatggaggatggaagtgGGCGTAAAAAACTTGGAACACCCGAGAGATGTGAAAGAAGACTCTTTCAGTAGCTAGGGTCGATGTTCAGTGTAACAGTACTTTGTTTCGTTTTCACTTGGGATCAACTCACGAAAATGGTGTCTGGTGTAGGTGAACCAAACACcccaggaaggaggaaggtgaaagTAATAAACGAGCAGAAAACAAAGgccaacaacaacatcgTATAAGAAAACTGCAGGCTAGGCCAAATGCTTGTTATGAATAGGCGATGAAATTTATATTGGAGACTGTCGCTGGCGAGACAACAAACCTATCCGTCAACAAGTCATCACATTGTCGGCGGTCATGTCACCTCGACAATTACTATAATCAGCGTGGGATCAGCATCTCTCCCAAACCTCAAATGCAGTTGAATGCGGTCGACAGTAAAACAGTTGGCCACTACTGATGAGTCTAACCTTCTTACTACAATTGTGGTTAGGTTTGAAACCTTACTAATTTTGCTTTGTTCGACGGAGGGACAAAGAGACCCGCCGCGTTGGGTAAAAGAgaaccttcttcttttcttaCTTTCCCAAATTTTGAGAGTTAATCCAATTAGATTATAAAAGTGAATGCATAAATAAAGGATTTTTTACAACGAAAGTAAAGCTGCAGACATGCCTTTATTTTTCATGCACTTTTTAGTAGCATGACAATCAATTGCAAGAGTAAAGAGTAAAGACGGAGATCAATCTTTTCCTTATCTGTCATAATCTGTCGTAAGTTGTTAATGAACAACGCATTTTGTCTTCCAATCCATACAATACGAGTACAACAGGCAATTGTTTGCCCTTCGCTGCCGGTCATCTCGATACAGATATCAATAGTAGCCTTTTGGTTGAATGTACATGTGCAAATACAATATTTGTAATATTAAGGCGGGTAACTGACGATAACAAAATCAATAGAATGCCGCGGCCTTTCATGTCGCCTGAGTGCTGAGATAACATACTGGACTCAGCTGTAGAAGCCAGAAGAAACACGCTCATTATCTTTCAATCCAAGATCATATCTGAAGCTTCTCCCTGCACATAGCGTTGCTTTCTCCGATAaccatccccttcctcgtctCTGTAATGAATTGTATTAGCGACCAGTGACCACTGGTACATTTCAGGAGACAAGAGGAcctactcttcttccacctgTCGTTTACTTGTTGTAGTCTCTCTTTTCGCTGCAGTCTCCACCATTTTTTGTGCCATGTAGATAGGTTCGTACTCTTTGAACTGGTTCTGGAACTATGCACCCAAACTATCAGATTCTCATCCATCGGAGATAATTCAATCGCTCACACTCATTGTGCTGACACAATACCGTTTATTCTGGACATGTGCAAGAGCATGCTCGGCCGTCCAATTGAATTTCCACATGAGATATCCGACAACAATAGCAGGCGAGAGAGCAATTCCCCCTTCGTTCATCATGTTTTTAGCAGCTACTAATGGGAATAACAGGTATCTTTGCTTACCGTTACAATGTGCGAGAACAGTCCCACCCGTGGAAAGTGCCTCCTCCACAAAATCTCTGCAGGTAGGGAAAATGGTGATCAAATTTTGATCCTGCGTAACACACAAAAAACATACTGTCAGCGTAGATTAACAAGGAATTTGTCCGCATACAGGATGGTCACTGATGTCGAGTGTCATGTATTTAAACTCTTCCGGAAATCTTGGAAATATTAATCTGGCTTCCTTCTGGTCTCGAATACAAAGCCTACATCACACCAATGTATTAGTTCAATATGGCGCTAGAACCGCAAAAGATGGGCCCAAGGCAGAATGATACTGACACATGCGTTATTCCCATCTGTTTCATCTTGTTTGAGTTCAAAGATGCTTGAAATGGCCCCAAATATAAGCCAGGTATTATAAGTTGCGCTTCCCGTCGCATCTCATACCTATTTCTCTCGTTAAATAACCTTCCGCCTTGTCTTCAAACATCCATGGACATGTGTCACTCACTTCCATTCGCTATTCCCATTGATGATAGATGAGTTGTTCATCGGCGGAGGTGGGGCGCCATTATGCTCTGGAAGACCATTGGGCATCCAAGTGGATGTATTAAATGAGCTTGCGGCAATGTGATCCATGGAAACAGTAGAAAATTTTGCGGCCTTCTATTCTAAGTTCGGCTTCGCTGCTGGTTCGGAGGAACAATATGATGCGCGATGGCGAATAGTGTAGATCACTGCAAGTACAGCGCAACTGTCGGGCACGAGAAGAGAATCCGAGGTGTTTTAAAGAAGTAAGATGTGGAGGGGATAAGATAGTACCCTAGTGATTAACGGGTGCGATACTGTGACAATGAGAGAAGAtaaagatgatgttgaatATGTATAGGTTTCATGATGTGCGTGGTTGTAATTATTAATAACGTGCAGATCATGATATCCGCGCCGGCGGCCGTTGTTGTTTCGTCTGGCTTTCTTTGGCGCCTCAAGAGATCACGCACGCTTGCATCAAAGCATGCATATATAGTAATACGTACTTGCTATCCTACACATGTTTACATATTGGTGCAATGGTGGAGGCAACGTCAATTGGCATCTGCGTGATGTCCTTCTACAATACTAATCTATGGAAGCCAATTGTCTAATCCACTATATCTAAATACCAGAGTACGTATTATCAGTGGTCTTGCACTTGTTGTAATCCAAATGACGGCCCCACCAAGCCATGCCGTGGTACTGAACCATCTCCTACTGCGTACGACAGCTTCCGAGATACTTTGTTCGTTGGACAGAAATATATAACACATACGGTACTGTAGCGTGGGTAACTGTTACTGGAATAAGATTGCTAACAATCCCAGATGATAGAGGTTTACTATTATCCGTTTATTGAGGGTTACTACTCATGATCTGCTACCTCCACTATCATCGTTCACCGCTCGTCCACGGCACGGACATAGACAGATTATGTTCGAGCACGATTGGCCGTAGGAGGAGGGCAATGATGATAAAAACGGCATGTCTGATACGACAGCAATAATATCAAGGGAAGTAGTTTGTCATTCGAAGAGCGGGAGAAATTTGGCTGATAATAATCAGTTTCATTAAATGTGATGTCTACTGAACCGCTTTCACAACATGAATAACGTCACATCCCTCACGAATATCCGAAGTATACACCATGAACACtatctccctcctccgccaAAGCCTCGTTTAATACCTTCGCTAGCCTCAGACCCGCCATAGCCATCATTTTCTCCAAAATCTTTTGCCTTCCAATTTCTCCCAGATACTCATCAGTGTCGAGTTCTATCAATGGTTCGTTTGGCTGGCCGGTGTATTTACTGGGCCAAACGATGTCACAGTTGAGTTGATGAATGGGACTGATCCAGTGATAggggcaagaaggaaaagtcATATTAACTTCCTTGACTGCAAGAATCTTTGGAGTGAGGGCTAAAGTCTGATCTTCGAAATTTGCTGTTTCAATCACAGGAAGCGCAAAAGAAAGCTCGGCCAGTTCCGAAAGTCGAccgggaagaagggatagaGCAAATGATGCAGCTGAGCGGAAATGATCTTTGATGATAGTTGACGCAGAAGGCGGAATAGAGTTCTGAGAGGAATGAGGATAGGGATCGCCTGTGGCCGGACAGGAAATCCATGAATCGACTTCATCGCGCCACCAAAGGCGGATTCCCTCCCATACGATCCAGCGAACGTATGGGTCGAAGATTGCCCCTGGGAGACACCTTTCAATATGTTTTCTACAGAGACGTAATTCTTATTATCAGACGCTGGATCCATGTGGTAAAAATTCAACTAGTATCTCACGATGGTAAGGGAGAGGTGTAGTTTGACAATTCGCGGATGTTCTTGGTGATGATTCCTGAATCCCACACAGAATGCAAGCTGAACATCCATTAGCTCAAAGACACAATGACTAGAAGAATTCTGTACTTacttcctttctcttccttcaaatAAGAACTTGGCTATAAATCAGACGAATCAGCTCACATGCCTACGTGCCCATCTTTTCATACATAACACACCTCCGTTTCCGCCCTTATCCCTTCCTGCGAGATGTAACGGTTGGTGAGAGTCTCCAATGAAATGAACCAAAAATCGCAATGGAATATCCACGTCTTTTCCGCCCTTCCCGTCCATTATGAGCCTAGTGAAATTTTGGATAGCTGTAATCACATTGACATCTTCGTTCTGCCATCCATGCTGACCAAATTCGCAGTGGTCCTGGGGATGATCGTTTCTTGCTGTATGTAAACAATCAGTATGTACCTTAATTATTAGGGTACATACACACCATTGATATAATGCATAGGAGCTGTTCCACGATACCTGTTCCGCACAATGTCGGCCCAAGCAGCTACCGGTGCTAGGTGACAGTTGGCTTCCTCGGGAAGAATACTGCATAACTTTGCCCTTGTCGATGGGAAAAGATGTATTTGTGCTATGGTTGCAACCATCTCATGGCCTGGAATCGGTCATTACCAGTTAATAACCAGCAGACACCAAGCATAATTCAGGAACACCTACCAGCTGCGCCCCAGGATAGGGCTGAAGGAAGGGCGGAGGCAACTACCACGGCCAATGGCAGAAGCTTCATGATGACAGTGATTACTTGCGACCTGTAGAATTTGAGTATAGCGCAGCGCCTAGTATTATTGACAGTTGGTGGATTGCGACAGATTATGAAGAGTAAGGATGGGAGTTTTCAGACTATCGAGGATAGCAACCTGACGTATGACGGTGGGCACAGGTATATCAGTAGATAAAAGTGTGGGTGTTCTCAATATAACGTAGTATCTGGATGGTTAATGTACTTGGGTAGGATGAATTGCAGGACAGATCCATCACTCATCGTATCATTCGTtgtccagcttcttctgctgctgtgcTCGCCATCGTCATATTATCCGCCTCCTTCCCCCCCGACGTCCCCGGAGGCGGCGGTCGCCGTTGTGGTCGTTCCTAGGACTGACGTGTCATTGAAAGCCCTTTGTGCCATACTAGTTACGTAACGTAAAAGCATTTCTATCAAACGGTGCGCGACCGGGAGGACAAAGTCTCGGCGAGGGCTTCAGTGTTTGGTCATTATTTCCGCTTTCGATTTCGCTCTGATAGTAATAAAACTTTAATTTCTCttatcatcttcttgccagTGCTCCTCCTGGCTTTCCAACATGTCGACAACTGCTGTAGAAACCGTCACCACCTCTCCCGCGACTCTCACCACTGCCGTCAATGATATTAATCTCGATTCgtatgatgaagagcaagTAAGACTTATGGAAGAGAGGTGCATTCTTGTCACTCCCGAGGACAAGGTTTATGGCGAAGGAAGTAAAAAAGTCTGTAagtgaaaaaaaagaagatagcTAGCTAGGGTAAGCTTTGCTTATTCTCTTCTCGGTAGGTCACCTCATGTCTAACATCAACACtggtcttcttcatcgtgCTTTTTCCGTTTTCCTTTTCCGCCCCGCCGATGGccgtctcctccttcaaaaACGTGCCGACGAAAAGATAACTTTCCCCAGCATGTGGACCAATACTTGCTGTTCTCATCCGTTGAGTATCAAAGCTGAACTTGTGGAAGAGCACCAGGCAGGTGCGTTGGCCATTTTGTCTATAGAGATTGAACTGACTTCGTTGCAGGCGTGAAAGCCGCCGCCATTAGAAAACTTCCTCAAGAGCTGGGAATACCAGAGAGTCAACTTAAGCCTGAGgacttccatttcctcaCTCGGATACACTATCTGGCGCCTAGTAGTGGCGTCTGGGGAGAGCACGAGAGTGAGTAAATCATTGTACCAAGGCTGCGTCAATTGCCTACTAACCGAGACGCAAGTCGACTACATTCTGTTCTCTACCCTCAACGTGGACCTTGACCTCAACCCCAACGAGGTCAGTGATGCCAAATATGTTTCAAAATCTGAACTTGAGGCCATGTTCACCGATCCTTGTGAGTGCCTTCATTCCTCAGCAGCCCCAGTTGCTAACATTTATCTGCTCATCTGCAGCCAATTCATTCACCCCGTGGTTCAAGCTTATTGCTCGAgaccttcttttcccttggTGGGATGAGATGCTTGCCAAGTCTAGATCGGCCGGGTGGGACGAGGAGAGCGGAGTTGGAGAGGTTCGAGCGGACGTACTGGCTAACGGACCGAAAATAAATGAGCTCATTCGGATGATCTGAGTTCTGTCATAGTTAAAGAGAGCAGCATTGATCTTTGAGATAGTGGACGGCGTTTTGGACATTCGTGTAATTTCATACTTTTTTTTGGACATAATGGAGGTATATTCTCTATCTTAGCGCTGCATTAATCGGATGTTCTAGTCGAAACGGAAGTTTTGCTTTGAAATGAACTCCCCCTCGATAGATCTAATGATATATGTCGGATCGACAAGATAATTCCTGACCTGTTCGTTATTTTTCATGTCCACGGCATCGACTGTCACCGGACGTTAGAATACAGAGTGTCGTTTACAATCATTCCTTACCTCTTTCTTCACATTTTttgacatcttcaacaatTCCAGCCTCCCAGTTTCTTTTTATTACTCGTTTCCTTGCTacatt
This genomic interval carries:
- a CDS encoding expressed protein; the protein is MLLLAFVFCSFITFTFLLPGVFGSPTPDTIFLLKESSFTSLGCSKFFTPTSILHQVPSPGACFSRCSPTEVAAYTQIQYGVLCSCGDKEMLQELDVMDPCTGNNWYLYSNKEVDENEVIELEVEGTRELEGFDSAFSRKGRTSEASIPTAKLGMLTFGKQDRSKILK
- a CDS encoding isopentenyl-diphosphate delta-isomerase, putative, which produces MSTTAVETVTTSPATLTTAVNDINLDSYDEEQVRLMEERCILVTPEDKVYGEGSKKVCHLMSNINTGLLHRAFSVFLFRPADGRLLLQKRADEKITFPSMWTNTCCSHPLSIKAELVEEHQAGVKAAAIRKLPQELGIPESQLKPEDFHFLTRIHYLAPSSGVWGEHEIDYILFSTLNVDLDLNPNEVSDAKYVSKSELEAMFTDPSNSFTPWFKLIARDLLFPWWDEMLAKSRSAGWDEESGVGEVRADVLANGPKINELIRMI